The Candidatus Aramenus sp. CH1 genome has a window encoding:
- a CDS encoding hydrogenase/urease maturation nickel metallochaperone HypA yields MHEWSVADAVIRTVVNWASENHVTQVKKVKVGIPSFSFLDVEILKEAFDTMKGDSPLDKAELEVVFKDPIFKCRNCGLTFSLKDVSDQLESLKGEFGEEYPLHLMPALAPSFLKCPRCGSHDIVAETQDITIDGIEVEESGTAQTVG; encoded by the coding sequence ATGCACGAGTGGTCTGTCGCCGACGCCGTAATAAGGACAGTGGTAAACTGGGCGAGCGAAAACCACGTGACTCAAGTAAAGAAGGTCAAGGTGGGCATACCCTCCTTCTCCTTCCTCGACGTGGAAATATTGAAGGAGGCCTTCGACACAATGAAGGGGGACTCTCCTCTAGATAAGGCCGAGCTAGAGGTCGTATTTAAGGACCCTATATTCAAATGCAGGAACTGCGGTTTGACCTTCTCGCTTAAGGACGTGAGTGACCAGCTGGAGTCCTTGAAGGGAGAGTTCGGCGAGGAGTACCCCCTTCACTTGATGCCTGCGTTGGCTCCCTCCTTCCTCAAGTGCCCTAGGTGTGGATCCCACGACATAGTAGCTGAGACCCAAGACATAACTATAGACGGTATAGAGGTAGAGGAAAGTGGAACCGCTCAGACAGTTGGCTAA